A single Candidatus Kaelpia imicola DNA region contains:
- a CDS encoding nicotinate phosphoribosyltransferase produces MFHIASPEEIKRGDITDIYFLRTREILKKENISKRVAVEFTVKSLPQGYAWGLFSGLEEVFEVVTEIKNIDVYSVKEGTFFGANEPVMRIEGRYEDFGLYETALLGLLCQASGVATKAARCKIAALGKPIYSFGARRVHPAIAPMVERNAYLGGCDGVACTKSAAILGLEAVGTIPHALILLFGDTVKAVEAFDRVIDSDIKRIALIDTFNDEKFEALNVAEALKENLFGVRLDTPASRRGDFIEILKEVRWELELRGFKDIKILVSGGIDENKIKELNPYVDAYGVGTSISNAPVLDFAMDIVEIDGEPMAKRGKRSGVKRLFRCPDCFSRTVEPLSVISRKCSCSNDMEDILELLIKDGKPVLKLSDIAKSREYVLSQFDYFKESL; encoded by the coding sequence ATGTTTCATATAGCAAGTCCGGAGGAGATAAAAAGGGGCGACATTACTGATATATATTTTTTAAGAACCCGAGAGATTCTTAAAAAAGAGAATATATCTAAAAGGGTAGCCGTTGAGTTTACAGTTAAATCATTGCCTCAAGGGTATGCCTGGGGTCTCTTTAGCGGTTTAGAGGAGGTTTTTGAGGTAGTTACTGAAATAAAAAATATAGATGTTTACTCTGTTAAAGAAGGAACGTTCTTTGGGGCTAATGAGCCTGTTATGAGGATTGAGGGCAGGTATGAAGATTTCGGACTCTATGAGACTGCGCTTCTGGGGCTTCTCTGTCAGGCTTCGGGGGTTGCGACCAAAGCTGCGCGCTGTAAGATTGCTGCTTTAGGTAAGCCTATCTATAGTTTTGGAGCCAGAAGGGTCCATCCTGCCATTGCTCCGATGGTAGAGAGGAATGCCTATCTTGGAGGGTGTGACGGCGTTGCCTGCACTAAAAGCGCTGCAATTTTAGGTTTAGAGGCTGTTGGAACCATACCCCATGCTTTAATATTGCTTTTCGGTGATACGGTTAAAGCGGTTGAAGCATTTGATAGGGTTATCGATAGTGATATAAAACGGATTGCATTAATAGATACTTTCAATGATGAGAAGTTCGAGGCTTTAAATGTGGCGGAAGCGTTAAAAGAGAATCTTTTTGGGGTAAGACTGGATACCCCGGCCTCTCGCAGGGGAGATTTCATAGAGATCTTAAAAGAGGTAAGATGGGAGCTTGAGTTAAGGGGATTTAAAGATATCAAGATACTGGTAAGCGGCGGAATAGATGAGAATAAGATTAAGGAGTTAAATCCTTATGTGGATGCTTATGGAGTCGGGACTTCTATAAGCAATGCTCCTGTCTTAGATTTTGCAATGGATATAGTAGAGATAGATGGAGAGCCGATGGCAAAAAGGGGTAAACGTTCCGGAGTAAAGAGGCTTTTCAGATGTCCGGATTGTTTCTCAAGGACTGTTGAGCCTTTAAGCGTTATTAGCCGGAAGTGCAGCTGTAGTAATGATATGGAAGATATATTAGAGCTTTTGATAAAAGATGGTAAACCCGTTCTTAAGTTGAGTGATATAGCCAAGAGCAGAGAGTATGTTTTAAGCCAGTTTGATTATTTTAAAGAGAGTCTATAG
- a CDS encoding methylenetetrahydrofolate reductase C-terminal domain-containing protein, whose translation MIITEQKNFDQISGYLKKDEKIFIVGCGECSTICKTGGEKEVLEIKKRLENSGFIVTGYAVPQAPCIAAELKRSLSKYSAEIRESDSYLLLSCGLGVQSLIENANIDLDVHVGCNTLFAGTVSPDSRVFFESCSACGDCILEYTAGICPLTQCPKGILNGPCGGMEEGRCEIDKERDCVWVTIYRRLEEKGKIELFERFYEAKDFSKHRKPMRRILE comes from the coding sequence ATGATTATAACGGAACAGAAAAATTTTGATCAGATCAGCGGGTATCTCAAAAAAGATGAGAAAATATTCATAGTCGGCTGCGGAGAATGCTCTACTATCTGTAAGACTGGCGGAGAGAAAGAGGTTTTGGAGATTAAAAAAAGGTTAGAAAATTCGGGTTTTATTGTGACCGGCTATGCAGTGCCTCAAGCACCTTGCATAGCTGCAGAACTTAAACGTTCTCTCTCAAAATATAGCGCAGAGATAAGAGAGTCAGACTCCTATCTTCTCTTAAGCTGCGGGTTAGGAGTACAGTCACTAATCGAGAATGCAAACATTGATTTAGATGTCCATGTCGGCTGCAATACTCTCTTTGCCGGTACGGTCTCTCCTGATTCCAGGGTCTTCTTTGAGTCCTGCTCTGCTTGCGGGGACTGTATCTTAGAGTATACCGCAGGCATATGTCCGTTGACGCAATGTCCTAAAGGAATATTAAACGGACCTTGCGGCGGCATGGAAGAGGGCAGGTGTGAGATAGATAAAGAGAGAGACTGCGTCTGGGTTACCATCTATAGGAGATTGGAAGAGAAGGGGAAGATAGAGTTATTTGAAAGATTCTATGAGGCAAAAGATTTTTCAAAGCATAGAAAGCCTATGCGTAGAATTTTGGAATAA
- the folE gene encoding GTP cyclohydrolase I FolE: MMDKEKIEKAVRDILAAVGDDPQREDLKKTPQRVAQMYEEILSGIDKDPAKELEIFLEHSHEEIVLVKDIPLYSICEHHLLPFVGKAHVAYIPKDNRVTGLSKLVRVVDILAKRLQVQERLTTQVAEVIMKRLRPQGCMVVIEAEHQCMSMRGVKKPGTTTVTSAVRGVFKDNQKTRAEALDLILR, from the coding sequence ATTATGGACAAAGAAAAAATAGAGAAAGCTGTAAGAGATATTTTAGCTGCTGTTGGGGATGATCCTCAGAGAGAAGATCTTAAGAAAACCCCCCAGAGAGTGGCTCAGATGTATGAAGAGATTCTATCCGGAATAGATAAGGATCCTGCTAAAGAACTGGAGATTTTTTTAGAGCATAGCCATGAGGAGATAGTCTTGGTTAAGGATATCCCGCTCTATTCTATCTGCGAGCATCATCTGCTTCCTTTTGTGGGCAAGGCTCACGTTGCCTATATACCTAAAGATAATCGGGTAACGGGTTTGAGCAAACTTGTAAGAGTGGTTGATATTCTTGCAAAGCGTTTGCAGGTTCAAGAGAGGCTGACTACTCAGGTGGCTGAGGTAATAATGAAAAGACTTAGACCCCAGGGCTGTATGGTAGTTATTGAGGCCGAACATCAATGTATGAGTATGAGAGGAGTTAAAAAACCGGGGACAACAACCGTCACATCGGCTGTGCGGGGTGTTTTTAAAGATAATCAGAAGACAAGGGCCGAGGCGTTAGATTTAATTTTAAGATGA
- a CDS encoding ATP-binding protein codes for MKEYSIFLLEPDALLREAFLGVLEDKGYPVYSFANPWESFSFIKKIKFQIAIIDSELQGFSREELIREINNVYPLTSIIILTSEPEREELISFLNYDVASILLKPINMAELDQALRKAVAKFQKNSEAQRLKAELERAKEEREQLEISLKNTASRLPLALLSRSMVHEFKNILTTINISANFVKKSIVAGSVKIDKHLSLIESSIQSADGLLLRLLGISKKREERFKLKDFVDTTIEMLEPELNRSGIRVVKNFDLIVPELILDSSKLRQVMINIILNAQEAMAGGGQLTIKVYREDRDKDNFAVIEISDSGSGISSSGMDNLFLLNYTTKEEGNGIGLYISKKIIEGMGGSIGVESVLNKGSSFKVVLPLGERTGDTLGVVR; via the coding sequence ATGAAAGAATATTCTATTTTTCTGTTAGAGCCTGATGCATTGCTCCGAGAAGCTTTCTTAGGAGTGCTTGAAGATAAGGGTTATCCAGTATATTCGTTTGCAAATCCTTGGGAGTCGTTCTCTTTTATCAAAAAGATAAAATTTCAGATAGCTATTATTGACTCTGAATTACAGGGATTTAGTAGAGAGGAATTAATACGGGAGATTAATAATGTATATCCTCTAACATCAATAATAATCTTAACTTCTGAGCCGGAGAGGGAAGAGTTAATCTCTTTCCTGAATTATGATGTTGCATCTATTCTCTTAAAACCTATAAATATGGCAGAGCTTGATCAAGCTTTGAGGAAAGCTGTGGCTAAGTTTCAGAAGAATAGCGAAGCTCAGAGGTTGAAAGCGGAACTAGAGAGAGCAAAAGAAGAGAGAGAACAGCTCGAGATATCTTTGAAGAATACAGCTTCCCGTCTTCCCCTTGCTCTGTTATCCCGGTCCATGGTGCATGAATTTAAGAACATACTTACTACGATAAATATCTCAGCTAACTTTGTAAAAAAAAGTATTGTTGCCGGCAGCGTGAAGATAGATAAGCATCTCTCTCTTATTGAGAGCTCTATTCAGTCTGCCGACGGCCTATTACTCAGGCTTTTGGGTATAAGTAAAAAGAGAGAAGAGAGATTTAAGTTAAAAGATTTTGTTGATACGACCATTGAGATGTTAGAGCCGGAGCTGAATAGATCGGGTATAAGAGTAGTGAAAAACTTTGACTTAATAGTTCCGGAGCTGATTTTAGACTCTTCTAAGCTTAGGCAAGTTATGATAAATATAATCCTTAATGCTCAAGAAGCGATGGCTGGCGGCGGGCAGTTAACTATAAAAGTGTATAGAGAAGATAGAGATAAGGATAATTTTGCAGTTATAGAAATATCCGATAGCGGTTCTGGTATTTCAAGCTCTGGGATGGATAATCTGTTTCTGCTTAACTATACGACAAAAGAGGAAGGTAATGGTATAGGATTATATATATCCAAAAAGATAATCGAAGGTATGGGCGGCAGCATCGGGGTGGAATCTGTTTTAAATAAGGGCAGTAGTTTTAAGGTCGTATTGCCTTTAGGAGAGAGGACAGGAGATACTTTAGGAGTGGTTAGATGA